A window of the Phragmites australis chromosome 20, lpPhrAust1.1, whole genome shotgun sequence genome harbors these coding sequences:
- the LOC133902443 gene encoding uncharacterized protein LOC133902443: MATAEVQTPTAVVTEEAPVVETATPAVVAEEAPKEETPAPAEAVAEEAPPAETEAPKEPEPAAAEAEPEAAVAETEPAAAEAEAPKEAEAEPVATEEVKEEAASPAAAEPEPADAAPEAAAPAADAVEAPAPEEAPAAEPAAEPAAAEAEKASE; encoded by the exons ATGGCCACTGCCGAG GTCCAGACCCCGACCGCCGTGGTGACCGAGGAGGCGCCCGTGGTGGAGACCGCGACGCCGGCGGTGGTGGCCGAGGAGGCACCCAAGGAGGAGACCCCCGCGCCGGCTGAGGCCGTGGCCGAGGAGGCGCCCCCCGCCGAGACCGAGGCGCCCAAGGAGCCGGAGCCAGCCGCTGCCGAAGCGGAGCCCGAGGCAGCCGTTGCCGAGACCGAGCCAGCCGCGGCTGAGGCTGAGGCACCAAaagaggccgaggcagagccgGTGGCCACTGaggaggtgaaggaggaggcagCCTCGCCTGCCGCTGCCGAGCCAGAGCCAGCAGACGCCGCGCCAGAGGCCGCTGCTCCTGCCGCTGATGCTGTCGAGGCACCGGCGCCGGAGGAGGCACCCGCCGCTGAGCCCGCGGCCGAGCCGGCCGCCGCGGAGGCCGAGAAGGCCAGCGAGTGA